The stretch of DNA ATTCCCGCCGCGACCTTCCTGTCACGTATGGCAGCTGTCTTTGCGGCAAACCCTGACGTGGCGATCGCCACCGGGGAAGTTCTGGCCGATGGCATCCTCGACGGCGGCCTCAGCATGTCAAACGCCCTGCAGGTTCTTGAAACTGCGGCCGAAGAGGCCGGGCATGTGACGGAAGTCTATAACGCCTACGGATGCAACATGGCGGTTCGCCTTTCACCCATTCTCGAGCACGCGCTGGCCTTCGATGAACAGCTGCCGCTCTACGGCTGGCTCGAGGATGTCGATTTCAGCCGGTCCATCGCCCGCTACGGCAGGTCCGTACGTGTCGAAGGCGCCCGCGGAGTGCATCTCGGCGTCAGATCCGGGCGCCAGCCCGGCCGAAGACTTGGCTATTCGCAGGTTGCCAATCCTGTCTACCTGATCCGGAAGGGCACAATGTCGAAGGGCCGTGCCATCGCACAGATCGGCCGTAACATCCTGGCGAATACGCGGGGCCTATTGTTCAATGATCGCTTGATCGACCGTTGGGGACGTTTGAACGGCAATTTGCTGGCGCTGTCCGATCTACTTATCGGGCGCGCCTCTCCGTCCCGCATTCTCGAATTCGGTAGTCCCTCGCCGCGCGAGATGCCTTCACCGTCGATAGCAACGAAACGGAGATAGCTGACAATGCAGCGCACATCCTGGTCCGACCGCTTTATCTCCGCCGCCCTTGCCTTGCTGGTATTTTCCTGCGTGACCGGCTGGAGCGTCGCCCATGCCGAAAACTATACCCTCGTGCCGGAAGATCAGGTGAGACTGCGGGTCGTCGAGTGGCGATCTTCGGATTCCCGGTATGCCAGCTGGGAAGCACTCGGCGGGACATATACAGTCGATGATGCCGGCAATCTGGCTGTCCCGATCGCTGGCCAGGTGCAGGCGATCGGGAAGACGACGGAACAGGTTTCCGATGCGATCGCCACTGCGCTCGCCGAAAAGGCGGAACTGCCGGGAAAGCCATTCATCGCCGTGGAAATTGCCCAGCATGCGCCGATCTTCGTGACCGGGACCGTGCAGACCCCCGGGCGCTATGCTTTTGAGGCCGATATGACGGTCATGAAGGCCGTCAGCATCGCCGGCGGCTTCCTTCGCGACCGCGAGGAGAATACCATCTTCGAGCGCGACCGGATCCAGGCTGCCGGCGCCTATCGAACGGCCATTCTCAACCGGCGCGATCTTCTGATGCGCCAAGCGCGATTGCGCGCCGAGATCGCCGGCGAACAAAGTTTCGATATCCCTGCCGAACTCGCCGGAACACCCGATGTAGACAAGCTGAAGGCGCAGGAATTGAACCTGATGCGGCTTCGACGTGTCGATATTGAAAGCCAGATCGATGCAGCGAGCGACCTCACCCGTCTCTACGGCCAGCAGGTCCAGTCGCTCGAGGCCAAGATCAATTCGCAAAGGCGGCAGATCGAGCTCGCGCAAAAGGAACTGGATAATGTCAACAGCCTGGTGAGCAAAGGCCTGGTCAGTAATTCCCGTCAGGTCTCGGTCGACCGCGGCGTTGCGGATGCACAAGGCACCTTGATCGATCTCGAGGTCGCCTTGACCACGGCTCGCCAGGGACTCAGCGAAGCCGATCGCTCGAAGATCAATATCGTCAACCGGCAGAACAGCGAAAACCAGGAGCTGCTCAACCAGGTCAATCTCGCGATCGGCAGGGCGGCAATCGACATTCAGGTGGCTCAGCTTCTCGGCGAACAGGCTGGCTACAGCGCTCAACTCGCACAGATGAACATGGACACGCCGGGTCTTGGCAGAGCGCAGAAGAACTACAGGATCGTGCGTCGCAGCGACGATGGCACTTATCGCAATATCGAGGCGGACGAGACAACCAGCTTGCGGCCGCATGATGTCGTCGAAATCGGCATTAATACGGACCTTCAGACGCCGTCGCCTCCGCTGCAGTTGCAGTCCGCCCCGCAGCAGCAAAGCTCGACCGTCCCGCTGTCTGATGTAGCAGGCGATAATCAGGCGGCTCCCGGCTGGATATCCCAGACGAGATCGAATTAGGGGGCGGTTGTGACCATCGACGACAACTGGCGACTACCGCCTCGAGCAGCGCCCCGAAAGGCGGATGCCGGTTTTCGGCAAACCCGATGCCTCCGCCGCTCCGTCCGGATCGGGATCTGAAGCATGTCGATAGAACCGATCGGCTTCATCGTTCTGCTGCTTGGCCTGCTCAGCATGGTCAACGGCGCGCGTTTTGCGATCACGACCCTTTGCCTGTCGACGCTCTTCGGAGCGGCAGCGGCTCTGCAATTGCCCGCGCTCGGCGGCAGCAGCATCCAGCCAAGCCATCTTCTCGTGCTTTTTCTCGTCGTGGCCGCCCTGTTGCGCCCGGCTCAAACACAGGCGACGCTCGCCAGCATGGCCTATCCGGGTCCCGGCTTCTGGTTTGCCGCCTATATCCTGTTTTCCGTGGCATCATCTTTCTTTTTGCCGCGCATCTTTGCAGGCGCGACCCTCGTCTACTCCTCTGCAAGAGACGCCACGGGCATGATGTCGACGGTGGCCGCTCCCCTGTCGCCGGGTTCGTCCAATCTCAGCCAGTCCGTCTATCTGCTCGGCGACCTCGCCTGCTTTGCCGTCGTCTCGGGGCTTGCAAGGCTCGGCTATGCCCGTTTCATCGCACTGCAGTTAATCGTCGCCTCGATCGCATGTTTTACCCTGGCGTTGACTGATATCGGAACATTCCTGACCGACCAGTCCTACCTGCTCGATGTCATCAGGAATGCGAATTATACGATGCATACGGCCGAGACGATCAGTGGCTTCAAACGCATCGTCGGTCCGTTCCCTGAAGCAAGCACTTATGGCGCGGTCGCATTGGCCTATTTTTCCTTCACGCTCATGCTTTGGCTGGAGCGCGTCCAAAGCCGTATGGCCGGGCTTGCGACGCTTTTCATTGGTCCGACGATCATCCTCTGCACATCGACAACCGCCTATATCGCCGGCATTTCCGTGGTCTGCATGTTCGTTCTGTTTTGCCTGAAACGACTGATCAGCGGCCCAGCCAAGACCCCGCATGTGACTTTCCTGGTGATCACGCTGTTCTTGATTCCCTGCGGGATCGCCGCGCTAAGCCTTGTCCCCGATGCCTGGGATTCCATAGCCGGCCTGGTCAACACCACCTTGTCGGACAAGCTTCAATCGCAATCCGGCGAAGAGCGCACTGCCTGGAACACGCTGGCATTGATCGCATTCGTCGATACCGCCACCTTCGGCGCCGGGCTTGGCACGGTTCGGGCCTCGAGTTTTATCGCTGCGTTGCTCTCTAATGTCGGATTGACCGGCACTCTTCTCTTCGCCGCCTTCCTGTACAGCCTTGCGAGAGCCTCCGGCCGGCACATGTCAGGCAACCGGGAGACGCACACGATCGGAAACGCCGCTGTTATGGCATCCATCGCGCAGGTCGCCTCGGCGGCGATATCGGGGAGCGGCACGGATCTCGGCTTGCTGTTCAGCACCACGGCAGGTCTGGCGGCCGGCTGCCTGGCAACCAATACATCCCCCCGGCGCGCGACCCGATCGCTCGCAAATCGAACCCCGCTGGAGACATCGACATCTCTGATGAGAGCGCCGATGTTTTCAACACGATGACGCCCGCTTTGGAACTCCGCCACGGCGCGGGATGGCAATCTCGTCGAGCCATCGACGTGCCCGCATTGGGCCGAAGCCGGTCGGCCGCACCGCATCTTTCAAGGATCGCCTGTAAAAGCAGTCCATCGAACAAGCGCCGTCGGAGGTCAGTCGCAGAAGGCTATGCTGTAGATTTTATGCCGACATCAGCCTTGCGGGCGCTCGCTGGTGGTCGCGACGCTATCTGCAACGGAATTGTTTTCGCGCAGCTTGGCACTGCGCCGCAGAAGCCCCGACAGGAACACACCTGCCAGATAGCCGATTTCCATGATTACGAGGATAGCGATACCGGAGAGCATGGCCGCGATCACGGACGACCCGCCGGCAAAAGCCACGCCGCCGAAGCCGATTGCCACCAGGATTGCAAAAATCGCGAAAGCCCAGGCGCGGATGGACGCCCCGGCAGCGATCGAAATCACGGCTGCCCCGAGTGTGGTGATCAACATCACAATCCCCCTTCCCTCCGCATTCCGACAAGGGTTCCGGCACCACTCGCCGTACCGCGAAACAACATGTCGAAACATAGCCTTATGACAGGCAAGGCACTCTTCATGGTGAATATCTCAACAATGAAACATACAAAAGCCGCCAACAGCCAGACACCGATTCAGCACCAGCGCACTGGATACTGGCCTATATATACCGAACAGGGCCTTCATATGACAGACCCGTCGGCTCAATTCACAACTGGTCCCTCGCCTCGCAAAGACAATACCGATTCACTTGTATTGCGCACAATCGGAAAGGTGATGACATGAACAACCAGTGCGTCGTCTACGTCACGGATGTCGAGTATTCATTTCCAACCATTCTCTCGGCGCTTCAGGCTCGCAAATTCGCAAGCCCTGCGACCGACGTCTGCGTTCTGATGTCGGAACATCTCGACAATTTCGAAGAGCTGAAAGCCCTGCTCGCAAGGAGTGGGGTCATATTGACCGATGCGACCGAAGCGCTGCAGGACTCGCTCGGCAAGCTCGACAGTTCGCATTTCCAGGGACGCATCAGCGTCAGCACGATGGCCAAGCTGGTCCTTTGCGAGATACTGCCTTCCAACTATACCCAGATCATCTACCTGGATGGGGATACCCAGATCGTCAGCGATCTCGGTGCGTTCGAAAGCGCCACTGTGCCCGAGGGCAGGTTTTTCGCGGCGCGCGATTACACGGCGATCCATGACTTCCTCGACACCGGAAAGGACAGCCACTATTTCAACGCAGGCGTCCTGAAATTTCATCGAAACGGCTGGATCGGGCAGGAGGCTCTCGAGCTTTTCGCTAGAAATCCCGAGGCGTGCGAGGGCAAACATGATCAGGGTGCATTGAATTATGTCTGCGGTTCATCGCTCATCCTGGTATCCAACCGCTGGAACTTTCCCAAACAGTTCCTTCATCTGGTGAACATGTCCTCCTTGTCGATCGTCCATTATATGGCGCATCCGAAGCCGTGGCATGGAACCTTCTTTCCATGGACCGATAAAGAAAGCCAGGTCTACGTCGACCTGCGCAAAGCGCATCCGATTTACAACTCGCTGTATCGCGGAATAAGCTTCGACCGTAAGATGCTGTATAAATACAGGTCGATACGGGCACGCATCGAACACGCAATTGAGAAAGACGGACCCCACCCGCGGGTCCAAGGCCTGTTGGTCGGCGACTACGCAGTATGATGATGTATGGTTGGTCCGACCTGAATGTCCGCGTGACTGAACTCAGCGTCGCCGGTCGAGCCGTGGATTTGCAGACGGAAGCGCAAGTATTCATCCATTCATTCCAGGAATGGATAATGTTCAGGACAGAATATGAGTTATAGGGCTTCCGCCGCCAGTATCTCACATTACGTGAAAGCCCGCCTGCGCCGGTCGCTCAAGGCTCGGCAGGTTCGCTATGACCTGCTGCGCAGCGGGCTCAAGCAGGCGCGCCACGTCGTCATCTGCGTCATCCGCGACGAAGGGCACCGGCTGGCCTTCTTCCTGCAGTATTATCGTGATCTCGGCTTCGAGCACTTCATCTGCATCGATAACGGCTCGACCGACGGCACGGCCGAGTTGCTGTCCAGCTTCGACGATGTCTCCCTTCTTTCGGCTCATGGTTCCTACAAGGCGGCGAGGTTCGGAAACGACTGGATCAACGAAGTCATCAACCGCCACTGCCGGGAGAAGTGGGTCCTGTATGTCGATGCAGACGAGTTCCTGGTCTATCCGCATTGCGACACACGGCCGATCGATCAATTGACTTCCTACATGGATTCCATGGGCGGCCATTCCCTCCGCTCGGTCATGATCGACATGTACAGCCCGCATCCCGTTCTCGAAAACATATGCGAACCCGGTCGCAACCCGCTCGAGGTCTGCAATCTCTTCGACCGCTCCGGCTATGTGGCGCATTTCGACAAACACAACTGGACGATATGGATCAAGGGCGGCGTTCGCGGGCGCGTCTATTTCCACGACCGCCTCTGGGACGGCCCCGCGCTCAACAAGATACCACTCGTCTATGTGGCGGGTGAACGTCTGTTTCTCAAGTCATCGCACCAGGTCTGGCCGCTCTCCCTGAATTTGGGCGACATGCGCGGAGCGCTCGGAGTATCCGGCGCCCTTCTGCATTTCAAGTTCCTGTCAACCTTCGTGCACAAGGTCGCCGATGCGGCACACCGGTCCCAACATACGGAAGAATATACCGTATACTCCTCAGGCAAGGACATGGATGACTTCGTCTACGACGATACTGGCACCTACAGAAGCTGGAAGGACCTGTCCGATCGCGGGCTCATACAGGGTGAAGGCTGGAAATACTGGAGGAATGCTTCCGAGAGCGACGTCTAAGTATGCCGCGCCAAAATGCGCAGCGATTTTGGGACGCCGTGCATGAAGACAAGCGCCAACCTGATCATTCAGCCTGCTCCGCCTGTCCATCAACTCGCACTGTCATCAAACACAAAACCCGCCGGCGGCGGGTTCTGTCGAGGCTTTCTGCCATTCCGTCTTTTTTTGTCGCGGCGACGCCTCAGGCGAGACCCGCCCCCTCGGCATAAGCCTCCAGCGCCTTCCGATTGAGAATACGGATTTTGCCCTGTGTCCCGTCGACCACTTTGCTCTCGCGCAAGCGCCGCAGGCATTGGTTGACCTTTTCACGCGACGCCGGCAGTGTCGCGGCCAGCTCATGCTGGGAGATGATCAGCTCGTCGCCGCTATTTTGCGCATCCATTCTGTAGAGGGCAGAAAGACGCAGCAGCGTTCGGGCAAGTCTCTGCCTTAGACTCGATCCGGCATTGGAAATGATCCGCAGTTCGAGTTCGGAAACACGTGCCAGCGCCTTCGACAGGATCTTCACCTGAAATTGCGGATCGTTCGCACACAGGTCCCGCAGCAACCGACCGTCGAAGTAATGCAGTTCGCAATCCGACGAGGCCCGATATTCCAGGCTGAGAGACTGCTTGCGGAGCACCTCCAATTCGCCGATCAAGCCGCCTTTCGGAACGATTTCCACGATGAACTCTCGTCCATCGGCAAGCGGGGTGCTTGCGCTCACCATTCCGCGCTGTACGCGGGCGAACATGTCAAGGACAACGCCGGCGCCGGCAATAATCTCACCGCGGCGAAACTTTCGAACACTCGAGCGGTAAAACGGGAACTCGTGATCCAAATCCGCCCGGCCGTCGTAAACAATACCTACAGGCCCGCAAGTAACCGCTTCGCTTGTTCGCGCTGCGTTTCCTCTAGCTCTGTTATCTCTGGTGCTGATCGCCCCGTCCATACGCACAACTCCACGCAGACTAAATAACATATTATCTGGAGCGACATTCGTAATAGGTTAGCTTAGAAAGTCAAACAATAATAAAATAAAAACTTCGTGTTAAAACTATACATTATCATGAATAATCCTCATATTTATATATCATAAAATTCATATTGAATTCTATCGCAGACAATTCTTTGAGGCTGCATGACAATTTTTATACAATTTATGACAATCGCCTATCCGAAGGACACATCCACTAAGTACAACAACAACACCGAATTTTAAAATAAAACTAAATAACATTTCCGAATATAGCCAAAAGCAAAGGTAATATTTTTAATATACATAATAATTTCTTTAGAGTATAAAGAATTTATTCATGATTATGACCTTGGTCACAGACTTCAACTTTGCATTAAAACAAAGCTTTGGCTGTGATTTCTGGAATTCGTCTAACGGAGACGCGGGTGGCGGGAAAAAATCAGGGCATCAACCCAACCGGACCTTGGCGGGATTTCGCCAGGGCTCGACAGGAAAGGCGTCCATTCAATTCGTCACAACCCCGTCTAATCAGCAGAATTCTGAAGCGCGCATTGGACATTATCATTGCGGCAAGTTTCTTATTCTTTCTGTCGCCGCTCCTTCTGTCGGCGGCGGTCATCGTCGCGCTAAGTGATTGGGGCCCTGTTTTCAATTCTCATCGCAAGATCGGTTATAAGGGAAAAGAGTTTGGTTGCCTCAAGTTTCGGACGACAGGGTCCGACGCAACGACCGACACGCACGTCACGGTCGTCGGCGATATTTTGAGGCGGTCGAGCCTCGACAAGCTTCCGCAATTGGTCAACGTGTTGCTGGGTCAAATGAGCCTCGTCGGGCCTCGCGCCATTACCAAGGAAGAGCTGCAGCGTTACGGTGAACATGCCTATGCCTACATGGCCGTTCGTCCCGGCCTGACTGGCCATTGGCAAACCAGCGGGCACAACGACGTCAACTATCGGAACGGAATTTCCCTCGACGTTGAATACTTGTCCAAATGGACGCTCGCGCTGGATTTCGTGATCATGGCAAAAACGCTGTCGGCGCTGCTTTCCCGGCACGCCTTGCTGCCCAAAGTCGATTCCTAAGGCATGTCGCATAAAACTATGTTGCGGTTTTGCGATAAAGACATACGCAAAACCAGAGACCAAGGCGTGGCAAGCGAATCTAAAAGATCGCGGCGCGCTTTACACCTGACATATAGCGCAACCGAGAATTCTGCCGCCTCGGTCATGTCATTACCCATG from Rhizobium leguminosarum bv. trifolii WSM1325 encodes:
- a CDS encoding Undecaprenyl-phosphate galactose phosphotransferase (PFAM: sugar transferase~KEGG: ret:RHE_CH03385 exopolysaccharide production protein), which translates into the protein MAGKNQGINPTGPWRDFARARQERRPFNSSQPRLISRILKRALDIIIAASFLFFLSPLLLSAAVIVALSDWGPVFNSHRKIGYKGKEFGCLKFRTTGSDATTDTHVTVVGDILRRSSLDKLPQLVNVLLGQMSLVGPRAITKEELQRYGEHAYAYMAVRPGLTGHWQTSGHNDVNYRNGISLDVEYLSKWTLALDFVIMAKTLSALLSRHALLPKVDS
- a CDS encoding transcriptional regulator, Crp/Fnr family (PFAM: cyclic nucleotide-binding~KEGG: ret:RHE_CH03384 putative transcriptional regulator protein); the encoded protein is MDGAISTRDNRARGNAARTSEAVTCGPVGIVYDGRADLDHEFPFYRSSVRKFRRGEIIAGAGVVLDMFARVQRGMVSASTPLADGREFIVEIVPKGGLIGELEVLRKQSLSLEYRASSDCELHYFDGRLLRDLCANDPQFQVKILSKALARVSELELRIISNAGSSLRQRLARTLLRLSALYRMDAQNSGDELIISQHELAATLPASREKVNQCLRRLRESKVVDGTQGKIRILNRKALEAYAEGAGLA
- a CDS encoding conserved hypothetical protein (KEGG: ret:RHE_CH03389 hypothetical protein); this translates as MSIEPIGFIVLLLGLLSMVNGARFAITTLCLSTLFGAAAALQLPALGGSSIQPSHLLVLFLVVAALLRPAQTQATLASMAYPGPGFWFAAYILFSVASSFFLPRIFAGATLVYSSARDATGMMSTVAAPLSPGSSNLSQSVYLLGDLACFAVVSGLARLGYARFIALQLIVASIACFTLALTDIGTFLTDQSYLLDVIRNANYTMHTAETISGFKRIVGPFPEASTYGAVALAYFSFTLMLWLERVQSRMAGLATLFIGPTIILCTSTTAYIAGISVVCMFVLFCLKRLISGPAKTPHVTFLVITLFLIPCGIAALSLVPDAWDSIAGLVNTTLSDKLQSQSGEERTAWNTLALIAFVDTATFGAGLGTVRASSFIAALLSNVGLTGTLLFAAFLYSLARASGRHMSGNRETHTIGNAAVMASIAQVASAAISGSGTDLGLLFSTTAGLAAGCLATNTSPRRATRSLANRTPLETSTSLMRAPMFSTR
- a CDS encoding conserved hypothetical protein (KEGG: ret:RHE_CH03392 hypothetical protein): MSYRASAASISHYVKARLRRSLKARQVRYDLLRSGLKQARHVVICVIRDEGHRLAFFLQYYRDLGFEHFICIDNGSTDGTAELLSSFDDVSLLSAHGSYKAARFGNDWINEVINRHCREKWVLYVDADEFLVYPHCDTRPIDQLTSYMDSMGGHSLRSVMIDMYSPHPVLENICEPGRNPLEVCNLFDRSGYVAHFDKHNWTIWIKGGVRGRVYFHDRLWDGPALNKIPLVYVAGERLFLKSSHQVWPLSLNLGDMRGALGVSGALLHFKFLSTFVHKVADAAHRSQHTEEYTVYSSGKDMDDFVYDDTGTYRSWKDLSDRGLIQGEGWKYWRNASESDV
- a CDS encoding polysaccharide export protein (PFAM: polysaccharide export protein~KEGG: ret:RHE_CH03388 exopolysaccharide biosynthesis protein) yields the protein MQRTSWSDRFISAALALLVFSCVTGWSVAHAENYTLVPEDQVRLRVVEWRSSDSRYASWEALGGTYTVDDAGNLAVPIAGQVQAIGKTTEQVSDAIATALAEKAELPGKPFIAVEIAQHAPIFVTGTVQTPGRYAFEADMTVMKAVSIAGGFLRDREENTIFERDRIQAAGAYRTAILNRRDLLMRQARLRAEIAGEQSFDIPAELAGTPDVDKLKAQELNLMRLRRVDIESQIDAASDLTRLYGQQVQSLEAKINSQRRQIELAQKELDNVNSLVSKGLVSNSRQVSVDRGVADAQGTLIDLEVALTTARQGLSEADRSKINIVNRQNSENQELLNQVNLAIGRAAIDIQVAQLLGEQAGYSAQLAQMNMDTPGLGRAQKNYRIVRRSDDGTYRNIEADETTSLRPHDVVEIGINTDLQTPSPPLQLQSAPQQQSSTVPLSDVAGDNQAAPGWISQTRSN
- a CDS encoding glycosyl transferase family 8 (PFAM: glycosyl transferase family 8~KEGG: ret:RHE_CH03391 glycosyltransferase); protein product: MNNQCVVYVTDVEYSFPTILSALQARKFASPATDVCVLMSEHLDNFEELKALLARSGVILTDATEALQDSLGKLDSSHFQGRISVSTMAKLVLCEILPSNYTQIIYLDGDTQIVSDLGAFESATVPEGRFFAARDYTAIHDFLDTGKDSHYFNAGVLKFHRNGWIGQEALELFARNPEACEGKHDQGALNYVCGSSLILVSNRWNFPKQFLHLVNMSSLSIVHYMAHPKPWHGTFFPWTDKESQVYVDLRKAHPIYNSLYRGISFDRKMLYKYRSIRARIEHAIEKDGPHPRVQGLLVGDYAV
- a CDS encoding glycosyltransferase (KEGG: ret:RHE_CH03387 glycosyltransferase); amino-acid sequence: MAGHARRPLRMAVGIASAGRPSILKETVDYLTALPDQAERLIVCVPVIDDAAGLADRLDVEVIVGSRGLTSQRNRIIQAAAADTDVLIFLDDDFIPAATFLSRMAAVFAANPDVAIATGEVLADGILDGGLSMSNALQVLETAAEEAGHVTEVYNAYGCNMAVRLSPILEHALAFDEQLPLYGWLEDVDFSRSIARYGRSVRVEGARGVHLGVRSGRQPGRRLGYSQVANPVYLIRKGTMSKGRAIAQIGRNILANTRGLLFNDRLIDRWGRLNGNLLALSDLLIGRASPSRILEFGSPSPREMPSPSIATKRR